In Microvenator marinus, one genomic interval encodes:
- a CDS encoding caspase family protein yields MQKIGWFGLFVCLWLVLPGAAFAWPGLDKPAVVDASGTKDVAIIVAVEDYLMLPDVKGAIKNANEWEIFLQRSLQVPEVHVLVNQEATKEAMLRFARLAKDQVKDGGRIWWVFIGHGAPSKAGDGLLIGADAQQTVESLESRGLLHSELMAALANDKAKTVMVLDACFSGQSQSGEALAKGVQPVIAVKNSNVPKNFVVLSAAKANEVAGSLGVVDRPAFSYLLLGALRGWGDDGDGKVDAQEAVLYTRRKLRGIKGRQQTPQADGEVGEVLVTGVEEAEPEVVEQPAEQASSGGNSDAERTLEYLRRRLTIDDQDVIRQGETKLDSIMFYHEIGRADLADEFMTHNPYLWVPGIALTAAGVTLLSLGVANARESTGWFIGGSLGGFFAMSAGIAGITFGFIWDYEPLNAGERRNAAEVYNRELRDELGIKGVQAGWEF; encoded by the coding sequence ATGCAGAAGATTGGATGGTTTGGACTATTCGTGTGTCTTTGGTTGGTGTTGCCTGGTGCGGCCTTTGCTTGGCCCGGGCTTGATAAACCGGCGGTTGTGGATGCCTCCGGCACCAAAGATGTGGCCATCATTGTGGCGGTGGAAGATTACCTGATGCTCCCGGACGTCAAGGGTGCCATCAAGAATGCCAACGAGTGGGAGATCTTTTTGCAACGCTCCCTGCAGGTGCCCGAGGTGCACGTGCTGGTCAACCAGGAGGCCACAAAAGAGGCCATGCTTCGGTTTGCCAGGCTTGCGAAGGACCAGGTCAAGGATGGTGGCCGCATCTGGTGGGTATTCATCGGGCACGGGGCGCCCTCTAAGGCGGGCGACGGCTTGTTGATTGGGGCGGATGCGCAGCAGACGGTGGAGAGTCTAGAGTCGCGCGGGCTCTTGCACTCGGAGCTTATGGCGGCACTCGCGAACGATAAAGCCAAGACCGTGATGGTCCTGGATGCGTGTTTCAGTGGGCAGTCGCAGTCCGGTGAGGCGCTGGCAAAGGGCGTGCAGCCGGTGATTGCGGTCAAGAATTCGAACGTGCCGAAGAACTTTGTGGTCCTGAGCGCGGCCAAGGCCAACGAGGTAGCGGGCTCGCTCGGGGTGGTGGATCGGCCGGCGTTCTCATACCTCTTGTTGGGTGCGTTGCGTGGTTGGGGCGATGATGGGGACGGCAAGGTAGACGCTCAGGAGGCCGTGCTCTACACGCGGCGAAAGCTGCGAGGTATCAAGGGGCGGCAGCAAACGCCGCAGGCCGATGGCGAGGTGGGCGAGGTGCTTGTGACGGGCGTGGAGGAGGCTGAGCCTGAGGTGGTGGAGCAGCCTGCTGAGCAAGCGTCAAGCGGCGGAAACTCAGATGCGGAGCGCACGCTCGAATACTTGCGCCGCCGCCTTACCATCGACGACCAGGACGTGATTCGGCAGGGCGAGACGAAGTTGGATTCGATCATGTTCTATCATGAGATCGGTCGCGCTGATCTGGCCGATGAGTTCATGACGCATAACCCGTATCTCTGGGTGCCTGGAATTGCGCTGACGGCTGCAGGCGTAACCTTGTTATCGCTAGGCGTGGCCAACGCGCGAGAGTCTACGGGCTGGTTTATCGGCGGGAGTTTGGGCGGGTTTTTTGCCATGAGCGCGGGCATCGCGGGGATTACGTTCGGCTTCATCTGGGACTATGAGCCGCTAAACGCCGGGGAGCGGCGTAATGCCGCGGAAGTCTACAACCGCGAGCTTCGAGACGAACTGGGGATCAAGGGTGTGCAAGCGGGTTGGGAGTTTTAG
- the gyrB gene encoding DNA topoisomerase (ATP-hydrolyzing) subunit B yields MSEENVAAVSTYNADSIQVLEGAEAVRKRPGMYIGDTDDGSGLHHMVYEAVDNSIDEALAKHADYVKVVIHADDSVTVEDNGRGIPVDIHRTEGRSAAEVIMTVLHAGGKFDQNSYKVSGGLHGVGISVVNFLSEWLEMEIRREGGIWAMRFERGVPTGPLTEVGKAKTTGTKIRFKPDHQIFTMTKFSFDVLSQRLRELSYLNAGVTINIFDERDDRSHNFTFEGGINSFVTHLNKNKVPLHENPVYIMREEGPFTLELSMQWNDSYSENIFCYTNNIRNRDGGSHLSGLKGALTRTINAHGISKGQLKEALGGDDMREGLTAVLSVKMPDPKFSSQTKDKLVSNEIKGFVESMVNEQLAYFLDENPTVAKQILEKAVTAARAREAARKAREIARKSALSISSLPGKLADCQSRDPRESELYIVEGDSAGGSAKQGRSRQFQAILPLRGKILNVERARFDRMLASNEIATLISALGCGIGAEHFNIEKLRYHHIILMTDADVDGSHIRTLLLTFFYRQMPEIIERGYLYIAQPPLYGVKKGRKVTYIKDEATMNQFLIDNVIESVRIRGANREVNGEDLRGLLTQMFDYQAAMERLERRSDRRVLREIKKLNLTVEDLNNEAGLRAQMNEVLDALRKKYTNTAWSAPEIVPNQDVEGAFDAIWKTRVAGTSIVTTINRDFLSHGDYKRIAAIQEEFNEIGLPVVVESGKDDVAYEDIEDILEAVLAEGRRGQQIQRYKGLGEMNPDQLWDTTMDPKTRTLLQVRVEDAIEADDIFTVLMGDQVEPRREFIESNALDVRNLDI; encoded by the coding sequence ATGTCAGAAGAAAATGTCGCAGCAGTAAGTACCTACAACGCGGATAGTATTCAGGTTCTCGAAGGGGCTGAGGCCGTCCGTAAACGTCCGGGAATGTATATTGGTGATACGGACGATGGCTCTGGCCTCCACCACATGGTGTACGAGGCCGTAGACAACTCCATTGACGAGGCGCTCGCCAAGCATGCCGACTACGTCAAGGTTGTGATTCACGCAGATGATTCCGTCACCGTTGAGGATAACGGTCGTGGCATCCCTGTGGACATCCACAGGACCGAAGGGCGCTCAGCGGCAGAAGTCATCATGACGGTGCTCCACGCGGGCGGAAAGTTCGACCAGAACTCGTACAAAGTTTCGGGTGGTCTGCACGGCGTGGGTATCTCAGTGGTGAACTTCCTTTCGGAATGGCTCGAGATGGAGATTCGCCGTGAGGGCGGTATCTGGGCGATGCGCTTTGAACGCGGTGTGCCGACCGGCCCGCTTACCGAAGTTGGCAAGGCGAAGACCACGGGAACCAAGATTCGGTTCAAGCCGGATCACCAGATTTTCACAATGACGAAATTCTCATTCGACGTGCTCTCGCAACGGCTTCGCGAGCTCTCGTACCTGAATGCGGGCGTGACCATCAACATCTTCGACGAGCGTGACGACCGCTCGCATAACTTCACGTTCGAAGGTGGTATCAACTCGTTCGTGACGCACCTGAACAAGAATAAGGTGCCTCTGCACGAGAACCCTGTCTACATCATGCGTGAGGAAGGGCCGTTTACGCTCGAGCTCAGCATGCAGTGGAACGACTCGTACTCTGAGAATATTTTTTGTTACACCAACAACATCCGAAACCGTGATGGTGGCTCGCACCTCTCGGGGCTCAAGGGTGCGCTCACGCGTACTATCAACGCGCACGGTATCTCTAAAGGGCAGCTCAAAGAGGCGCTCGGTGGGGACGATATGCGCGAGGGTTTGACTGCGGTTCTGAGCGTGAAGATGCCGGACCCGAAGTTCTCGAGCCAGACCAAGGACAAGCTCGTCTCCAACGAGATTAAGGGTTTTGTTGAGTCGATGGTCAACGAGCAGCTCGCCTACTTCCTGGACGAAAATCCGACGGTGGCAAAGCAGATCCTGGAGAAGGCCGTCACGGCTGCGCGCGCGCGCGAGGCTGCGCGTAAGGCGCGTGAAATCGCGCGTAAATCCGCGCTCTCCATTTCGAGCCTGCCCGGAAAGCTCGCCGACTGTCAGTCGAGAGACCCGCGCGAATCCGAACTCTATATTGTCGAGGGTGATTCGGCCGGTGGCTCTGCGAAGCAGGGCCGCTCAAGGCAGTTCCAAGCCATTCTGCCGCTTCGTGGAAAGATTCTGAACGTAGAGCGCGCACGCTTTGACCGCATGTTGGCGTCCAACGAGATCGCGACTCTTATTTCCGCGCTCGGCTGCGGCATTGGTGCTGAGCACTTTAATATTGAAAAGCTTCGATACCACCACATCATTCTGATGACAGATGCCGATGTTGACGGCTCGCACATTCGTACGCTCCTCTTGACCTTCTTCTATCGGCAGATGCCGGAGATCATTGAGCGCGGCTACCTCTACATTGCGCAGCCACCGCTCTACGGCGTAAAAAAGGGTCGCAAAGTTACGTACATCAAAGACGAAGCTACGATGAACCAATTCTTGATCGATAACGTGATCGAGAGTGTTCGTATTCGCGGCGCTAATCGTGAGGTTAACGGCGAAGACCTGCGTGGGCTTCTGACGCAGATGTTCGATTATCAGGCGGCGATGGAGCGGCTTGAGCGCCGAAGTGACCGACGCGTGCTTCGCGAGATTAAGAAGCTCAATCTTACGGTCGAAGATCTGAACAACGAGGCGGGTCTTCGGGCGCAGATGAATGAGGTCTTGGACGCGCTCCGTAAGAAGTACACGAATACGGCATGGAGCGCGCCGGAGATCGTGCCTAATCAGGACGTGGAGGGCGCGTTTGATGCTATCTGGAAGACGCGTGTGGCGGGTACGTCTATCGTCACCACCATCAACCGCGACTTCCTCAGCCATGGCGACTACAAGCGAATCGCAGCTATCCAGGAGGAGTTCAACGAGATTGGGCTTCCGGTGGTTGTGGAATCTGGAAAGGATGACGTCGCGTACGAAGATATCGAAGACATCCTCGAGGCTGTGCTCGCCGAGGGCCGCCGCGGCCAGCAAATCCAGCGCTACAAGGGTCTAGGTGAGATGAACCCCGACCAGCTCTGGGACACCACCATGGACCCGAAGACGCGTACCCTTTTGCAGGTTCGGGTTGAGGACGCCATTGAGGCCGACGATATCTTCACCGTGCTCATGGGCGACCAGGTTGAGCCACGCCGCGAATTCATCGAGAGTAACGCCCTCGATGTGAGAAACCTGGATATCTAA
- a CDS encoding type II toxin-antitoxin system RelE/ParE family toxin, with protein sequence MMYEVVLTSSALADLEEIFEYIGEYDSLEAAQHVIARILDACEALAELPSRGAHPNELKELGIFNYREVFFKPYRVIYTIGDEERVEVLLVADGRRDMQALLTRRLLSR encoded by the coding sequence ATGATGTACGAAGTGGTTCTCACGAGCTCTGCGTTGGCTGACCTTGAGGAGATCTTTGAATATATTGGAGAGTATGACTCTTTAGAGGCCGCTCAGCATGTGATCGCCCGCATCCTGGATGCTTGCGAGGCTCTTGCCGAATTGCCGAGTCGTGGAGCCCATCCAAACGAACTTAAGGAACTCGGGATATTCAACTATCGCGAGGTATTCTTCAAACCTTACCGAGTCATCTATACAATCGGAGACGAAGAACGTGTCGAAGTGTTGCTAGTAGCCGATGGACGACGGGACATGCAGGCTTTGCTCACAAGGCGCCTTCTCAGTCGCTAG
- a CDS encoding type II toxin-antitoxin system Phd/YefM family antitoxin, which produces MKLSTHVKPITYLKANASEVIRNFEHDKTPLVITQNGEAKCVVQDIKSFEAMQETLALLRILALGKEQVEKGEVVGIEDVRSHFANKS; this is translated from the coding sequence ATGAAGCTATCAACCCATGTCAAACCCATCACCTATCTGAAGGCTAACGCCTCTGAAGTAATCCGAAATTTTGAGCACGATAAGACCCCGCTTGTGATAACTCAGAATGGAGAGGCAAAGTGTGTCGTGCAGGATATCAAGAGCTTTGAGGCTATGCAGGAAACACTTGCGCTTTTAAGGATTTTAGCACTTGGAAAGGAGCAGGTTGAAAAAGGGGAGGTTGTTGGCATTGAAGATGTGCGTTCACACTTTGCCAATAAGTCCTAG